AATGGGTCTTCCGACTGAGGATCTGAGGGGGTATACTGGCTCTGGGAAACCTCTGATAAGTAGGGATCAGTCATCACAGCAGCACTTCCTCGTTAACACTGGGCTACTCTAGAATAGCAGAAGCATAGACCTCTACAGGCGCTGAGAGGCGATCGCCCATTCGGCCTAAGTGACTTAAGTTTAAGAAACTTAATGTAAACGTTCATCAAATCGTTCTAAGGTAGCTATATAGAGGCTGAGAAATCAACCCTAACCCTTTGTGGAGACTTGCCCAAAGGATTTTTTAGATCGTCTTTCATTTTCAAAATCGGGAACTGTTTTAGGATGAGTACCAATTTAGCGACTAAGCTCCGCGAGGGCACGAAAAAAGCCCATACCATGGCGGAAAATGTGGGTTTTATCAAATGTTTCTTAAAAGGAACGGTAGAGAAGGAGTCTTACCGCAAACTGTCAGGTAACCTTTACTTCGTCTATTCTGCCATGGAAGAAGAGATGGCTCGTCACCAGAATCATCCAATTCTGGGGAAACTCTATTTTCCTGAACTCAACCGCAAAGAGTCTATTGAACAGGATTTAGCCTTCTATTATGGCAGTAACTGGCGCGAGGGAGTATCCTTGTCTCCAGCAGGTCAAGCCTATGTAGACCAAATTAGAAAAGTCTCCAATGAAGAACCGGAATTGTTGATTTCCCATCTGTACACTCGGTATATGGGGGATTTGTCTGGTGGGCAAATTCTGAAAAAGATTGCCCAAACCGCGATGAATTTACCAGAGGGACAAGGAACTCAGTTCTATGAGTTTGCTGATATTCCAGATGAGAAGGCATTTAAGAATAACTATCGGCAAACCATGGATAGTTTACCGATTGATGAAGCAACAGCCGATCGCATCGTCGAAGAAGCTAATGCTGCTTTTGGCATGAACATGAAAATGTTTAATGAACTTGAAGGTAGCTTAATTAAGGCGATCGGACAACTGTTGTTTAATAGCCTCACTAGACGGCGTACTCAAGGCAGTACAGAATTGGCAACTGCTACTGATAACTAAACCCCTCCACTCATAAGTAGTGATGATTGCTGTCACTCCGTTGCTCTTATAAGCCTCGACTGAAAGGGTTTGAATGGTAACGGGTTGACAGCATTGTTATATCAATTAAACATTTAAAATGGGTATTTTAGATCATGAATGAAGAGGAAAGGCAAGCCTATTGGCGAGAAAATACGACGCTAATCCGCAATCTATTAATGGTTTGGGGTCTGACTTCCCTGGGATTAAGTATCTTATTGGTGACTCCCCTGAATTCCATTACCCTGGGGACACTTCCCCTAGGATTTTGGTTGGCACAACAGGGAGTAATTTATGTATTTGTGGTTTTAATCTTTGTCTATGCGATACAGATGGACAAAATCGATCATAAGTATAAGAGAGACGAGTAATGTTGGAATGGGGGAATGGGAAGACACGGAGACGCGGTGAGTTGTTCCCCAGGGTAAGGGGAATTTTTTAAGATCAGAATCATTGAGAAATAGATATCAGAATCATTGAGGAATAGATATGGGTGTAGAGGTTTGGACATTTTTGTTTGTAACCCTATCGCTTTTGCTTTATCTCTATATTGGTTGGAGATCGCGAGTTAAGGATACGCAAGGGTTTTTTGTGGCGGATCGGGGGGTTCCGGCGATCGCCAATGGTGCGGCAACGGCAGCAGATTGGATGTCAGCCGCTTCGTTTATTTCGATGGCGGGGTTAATCTCGTTTTTGGGCTATGATGGCTCGATTTATTTGATGGGATGGACAGGGGGCTATGTATTATTAGCGTTGCTGTTGGCTCCCTATTTACGCAAGTTTGGGAAATATACGGTTCCTGATTTTGTGGGCGATCGCTATGATTCCAATATCGCCCGACTGGTTGCTGTAATTGCGGCGATTTTCGTTTCTCTCACCTATGTCGCCGGACAGATGCGCGGTGTGGGGATTGTCTTTAGCCGGTTTCTACAAGTGGATGTGAGTACCGGGGTAGTCATCGGCATGGCGATTGTTGCCTTTTTTGCTGTCCTCGGTGGGATGAAAGGGATTACTTGGACGCAAGTCGCCCAATATGGCGTTTTAATTATCGCTTATTTGATTCCGGCGATCGCCATTGCCTGGTATCTGACGGGTAACCCGGTTCCCCAACTGGCGTTTACGTTCAGCGATATTGTCGATAAGCTCAATCAAGTGCAAGTGGATCTGGGGTTTGCCGAATACACCCAACCCTTTGCTAATAAATCCATGTTGGACGTGCTGTTTATCACCATTGCTCTGATGGTGGGGACGGCTGGACTTCCCCATGTGATCGTCCGCTTCTATACCGTTCCCAACCCTCGTGCCGCTCGCTATTCCGCCGGTTGGGCGCTTCTGTTTATCGCTATTTTATATACTACGGCTCCCGCTTTAGCCGCCTTTGCACGCTATAACCTGATTGATAGCTTGCACAATAAAACGATTGAAGAGGTGCAACAGTTAGATTGGGCGACGAAATGGGAAAATACGGGCTTGCTGGCGTTTGAAGATAAAAATGGCGATGGTTTGATTGAGCTAACCCCCAATCCGGAAACCAACGAAATTACCATTGACCGCGATATCATTGTTCTTTCGACTCCAGAAGTGGCAAAATTAGCACCGTGGGTGATTGCTTTAGTGGCTGCGGGAGGGTTAGCGGCTGCCTTATCTACCGCTTCTGGCTTACTGTTGGTCATTTCTAGTTCCATTGCCCATGATGTGTATTATCGTCTGATCGATCCGGGGGCTTCTGAGTCACGCCGGGTGATGGTGGGGCGGATCATGGTCGGTTTTGCGATCGCCGTTGCCGGTTATTTTGGCGTTAATCCTCCCGGTTTTGTGGCTCAAGTCGTGGGGTTTGCTTTTGGGTTAGCCGCAGCTAGCTTCTTCCCCGCGATTATTTTAGGCATATTTGACAAGCGTAACAATAAAGAAGGGGCGATCGCCGGAATGGTCTCCGGTTTAGTCTTTACCAGCTTCTATATTATCGGGGCAAAATTCTATGGGATGCCCCTTTGGTTCTTTGATATCTCCGCCGAAGGCATTGGTACAGTCGGCATGATCCTTAACCTGATGATTGCCCTAACCGTTTCTCGATTAACCCCACCTCCCTCGGCAGAGATTCAAGAAATGGTCGAAAATCTCCGCACCCCGGATCATGGCCCTCCTGCTCTGGCGGACATTGGAGAAGAAGAATTAGATTAAGCTGATCATATCAAGTCCGTGCGCTATCCCTTAAACGGTTGCATAATCTGTATATTGCCGGATCTCGGGATCGTGAAACCCCAGCACAATTTGGTCTTTGTCCACCCCTCGATCGACTAATTCTTGAGCGACTCTCATTTCCGTCATATTGTGCTGAACCCAAATCTTGCGGTTGATAATATCGAGGTGCAGCACAC
This window of the Roseofilum reptotaenium CS-1145 genome carries:
- a CDS encoding sodium:solute symporter family protein — translated: MGVEVWTFLFVTLSLLLYLYIGWRSRVKDTQGFFVADRGVPAIANGAATAADWMSAASFISMAGLISFLGYDGSIYLMGWTGGYVLLALLLAPYLRKFGKYTVPDFVGDRYDSNIARLVAVIAAIFVSLTYVAGQMRGVGIVFSRFLQVDVSTGVVIGMAIVAFFAVLGGMKGITWTQVAQYGVLIIAYLIPAIAIAWYLTGNPVPQLAFTFSDIVDKLNQVQVDLGFAEYTQPFANKSMLDVLFITIALMVGTAGLPHVIVRFYTVPNPRAARYSAGWALLFIAILYTTAPALAAFARYNLIDSLHNKTIEEVQQLDWATKWENTGLLAFEDKNGDGLIELTPNPETNEITIDRDIIVLSTPEVAKLAPWVIALVAAGGLAAALSTASGLLLVISSSIAHDVYYRLIDPGASESRRVMVGRIMVGFAIAVAGYFGVNPPGFVAQVVGFAFGLAAASFFPAIILGIFDKRNNKEGAIAGMVSGLVFTSFYIIGAKFYGMPLWFFDISAEGIGTVGMILNLMIALTVSRLTPPPSAEIQEMVENLRTPDHGPPALADIGEEELD
- a CDS encoding DUF4212 domain-containing protein, whose protein sequence is MNEEERQAYWRENTTLIRNLLMVWGLTSLGLSILLVTPLNSITLGTLPLGFWLAQQGVIYVFVVLIFVYAIQMDKIDHKYKRDE
- a CDS encoding biliverdin-producing heme oxygenase — protein: MSTNLATKLREGTKKAHTMAENVGFIKCFLKGTVEKESYRKLSGNLYFVYSAMEEEMARHQNHPILGKLYFPELNRKESIEQDLAFYYGSNWREGVSLSPAGQAYVDQIRKVSNEEPELLISHLYTRYMGDLSGGQILKKIAQTAMNLPEGQGTQFYEFADIPDEKAFKNNYRQTMDSLPIDEATADRIVEEANAAFGMNMKMFNELEGSLIKAIGQLLFNSLTRRRTQGSTELATATDN
- a CDS encoding XisI protein, translating into MDILEQYRQIIQSLLTEYAAIPIANGEIDCYTVFDTQQDHYQVVNVGWDGYRRVYGCVLHLDIINRKIWVQHNMTEMRVAQELVDRGVDKDQIVLGFHDPEIRQYTDYATV